The Pyxidicoccus sp. MSG2 DNA segment CACCAGCACGGGGATGTTGGCTTCCTGGAGCAGCTCCACGAAGGCCTCCGCCGTGAAGGGGTCCTCCGCGGTGGCCGCGCGCACGAAGACGCGCTTGTCCAATTCGTGAGGCAGCGGAAGCCCCCGCGCGTGCATCTCCGCCTCGCTCACGAGAAGCGGGTTGCCGGGGCAGTCCGCGCAGTCCTGCACGCTGTCCTCGTACTCCGAACCGCACCTGGCGCAGTATTTCATCGACGGTCCCTCCTGCCCGTATGGTGTCTGGAGGGTCATGGTAGGTCCGACCCTCGCGAGCCGCACCCCCGTCCAGACACTTCGTTCAGTGGCGGGCTTCCTCGGCGCCACCGCCCATCCACCGCCGGGCCTCCGCGCCCAGCCGGCCCACGGCGGCACAGAGCCGGTCCACGTCGATGGGCTTGCGCAGCACCACGTCGCAGAACTCCGCCCCCTGCACCTGCGTGTACCCGGAGACGAGGATGACGCGGGCGCGGGGCTCGCGCTCCTTCACCCGCTGTGCCAGCTCGGTGCCGAGCATCCCGGGCAGCGACTCGTCCGTCACCACCACGTCCGGGTGCTCGGCCTCGAAGGCCTTGAGCCCCGCGAGTCCATCCGGCGCGGTGCGCACGTCGAACTCGGCTTCCAGCAGCTCGGCCAGCAGCTCCCGGCTGTCCCCGTCGTCCTCTACCAGCAGGACCTTGATTCGCTCGTCACCCATGTGCCTGGGAAACCCACGTGTCGGAGTGAATCGTCCTCCGCCTCCTCGGCCGCCCCCGCTCCCTTCCGCCAGGAGGGCAGGGGAGCAGGGGAGCAGGGGAGCAGCGGGGCCCCCTCTCACCGGAAGGTGTCGGGCTGTCCATCTTTGACCCCGGAGGTGATGCCATGAAGGTGTTGCTGCGTGGAGTGCACCTGGACCTGACGGATGCCCTCAAGGCGTATGTGGATGAGCACCTGGTGAGCCGCATCGAGCGGTTCGCGGACGACGAGGCGGCGGAAATCGACATCTCGCTCGTGGATACCAATGGTCCCAAGGGCGGCGTGGACAAGGAGTGCCGCGTGACGGTGCGGCTGCCCGGGCTGTCCGCGGTGCACGTGACGGAGACGGCGGACTCGCTGTTCCCCGCTATCGACGCATCGCGTGATCGGCTGGAGAAGGCCCTCAAGCGCACGCTGGAGCGGCGGCGCGACGTGCAGACCCTCGGCCTGCCGCAGGACTCGACGGTCGACGTGCCCACCTACTAGGCGGATGGGAGGCGGTACGGGCCCGGTCTCCCAGGTCGCTGACCTGGCGACCGGGCCTGTCGTGTCCATTGCCCGAATCTTGCTGGTCCCGAATGGT contains these protein-coding regions:
- the hpf gene encoding ribosome hibernation-promoting factor, HPF/YfiA family; this translates as MKVLLRGVHLDLTDALKAYVDEHLVSRIERFADDEAAEIDISLVDTNGPKGGVDKECRVTVRLPGLSAVHVTETADSLFPAIDASRDRLEKALKRTLERRRDVQTLGLPQDSTVDVPTY
- a CDS encoding putative signal transducing protein: MKYCARCGSEYEDSVQDCADCPGNPLLVSEAEMHARGLPLPHELDKRVFVRAATAEDPFTAEAFVELLQEANIPVLVRAGRSGVVDTLTTGNLLPWWEILVPEDAAARATPLLEQERAQELATTDEAVQAAEEEEREGELAPPAPPPAP
- a CDS encoding response regulator; translation: MGDERIKVLLVEDDGDSRELLAELLEAEFDVRTAPDGLAGLKAFEAEHPDVVVTDESLPGMLGTELAQRVKEREPRARVILVSGYTQVQGAEFCDVVLRKPIDVDRLCAAVGRLGAEARRWMGGGAEEARH